Part of the Mycolicibacterium thermoresistibile genome, CGTGAGCGGTTCGGTGTCGGGGGGTTGTGTGGAGGGCGCGGTCTACGAGTTGGCCACCGAGGTGATCCAGACCGGCCGGCCCCGGCTGCAGCGCTACGGCGTCAGCGACGACGACGCCTTCTCGGTGGGCCTGACCTGCGGCGGCACCCTGGACGTCTTCGTCGAGGCGGTCTCGCAGAACAGCTTTCCGGAACTGGCGGATCTGGTCGGCGACATCGAGGCGCACCGGCCCGTCGCGACCGCCACTGTCATCGCCCATTCCGATCCCGGGTGGGTGGGACGGCGTCTGGTGCTGCGTCCGGACCACGAGGACGCCCCGGTCAGCGGGTCGCTCGGCTCGCCGCGCGCCGACGCCGCGGTCACCGACGACGCCCGCGGCCTGTTGGCGGCCGGCCGCACCGAGGTGCTCACCTACGGGCCGGACGGTCAGCGCCGCGGCGAGGGCATGGAGGTGTTCGTCGCCAGCTACGCCCCGCGGCCCCGGATGCTGGTGTTCGGCGCGATCGACTTCGCCGCCGCGGTGGCCCAGCAGGCGTCGTTCCTCGGCTACCGGGTGACGGTGTGCGACGCCCGCGCGGTGTTCGCCACCCCGGCGCGGTTCCCGACCGCCGACGAGGTGGTGGTGGAGTGGCCGCACCGCTATCTGGCCGCCCAGGCCGAGGCCGGCGCCGTGGACAGCCGCACCGCGATCTGCGTGCTGACCCACGATCCGAAGTTCGACGTGCCGCTGCTCGAGGTGGCGTTGCGGTTGCCCGAGGTCGGCTACATCGGCGCGATGGGGTCGCGGCGCACCCACGAGGACCGGTTGGAGCGGTTGCGGCAGGCCGGCCTCACCGACGTTGAGCTGAGTCGGCTGTCCAGCCCGATCGGGCTGGACCTGGGCGGGCGCACCCCGGAGGAGACGGCGGTGTCGATCGCCGCGGAGATCATCGCCCGG contains:
- a CDS encoding XdhC family protein; amino-acid sequence: MRDVLDGLLPVWRSGDTAGLATVVRTFRSAPRLPGAAMVVAPDGTVSGSVSGGCVEGAVYELATEVIQTGRPRLQRYGVSDDDAFSVGLTCGGTLDVFVEAVSQNSFPELADLVGDIEAHRPVATATVIAHSDPGWVGRRLVLRPDHEDAPVSGSLGSPRADAAVTDDARGLLAAGRTEVLTYGPDGQRRGEGMEVFVASYAPRPRMLVFGAIDFAAAVAQQASFLGYRVTVCDARAVFATPARFPTADEVVVEWPHRYLAAQAEAGAVDSRTAICVLTHDPKFDVPLLEVALRLPEVGYIGAMGSRRTHEDRLERLRQAGLTDVELSRLSSPIGLDLGGRTPEETAVSIAAEIIARQWGGTGRPLSETGGRIHHGGDPMKDHTSELSDPLSRY